A single Pan troglodytes isolate AG18354 chromosome 19, NHGRI_mPanTro3-v2.0_pri, whole genome shotgun sequence DNA region contains:
- the COG1 gene encoding conserved oligomeric Golgi complex subunit 1 isoform X1, which translates to MATAATSPSLKRLDLRDPAALFETHGAEEIRGLERQVRAEIEHKKEELRQMVGERYRDLIEAADTIGQMRRCAVGLVDAVKATDQYCARLRQAGSAAPRPPRAQQPQQPSQEKFYSMAAQIKLLLEIPEKIWSSMEASQCLHATQLYLLCCHLHSLLQLDSSSSRYSPVLSRFPILIRQVAAASHFRSTILHESKMLLKCQAVSDQAVAEALCSIMLLEESSPRQALTDFLLARKATIQKLLNQPHHGAGIKAQICSLVELLATTLKQAHALFYTLPEGLLPDPALPCGLLFSTLETITGQHPAGKGTGVLQEEMKLCSWFKHLPASIVEFQPTLRTLAHPISQEYLKDTLQKWIHMCNEDIKNGITNLLMYVKSMKGLAGIRDAMWELLTNESTNHSWDVLCRRLLEKPLLFWEDMMQQLFLDRLQTLTKEGFDSISSSSKELLVSALQELESSTSNSPSNKHIHFEYNMSLFLWSESPNDLPSDAAWVSVANRGQFASSGLSMKAQAISPCVQNFCSALDSKLKVKLDDLLAYLPSDDSSLPKDVSPTQAKSSAFDRYADAGTVQEMLRTQSVACIKHIVDCIRAELQSIEEGVQGQQDALNSAKLHSVLFMARLCQSLGELCPHLKQCILGKSESSEKPAREFRALRKQGKVKTQEIIPTQAKWQEVKEVLLQQSVMGYQVWSSAVVKVLIHGFTQSLLLDDAGSVLATATSWDELEIQEEAESGSSVTSKIRLPAQPSWYVQSFLFSLCQEINRVGGHALPKVTLQEMLKSCMVQVVAAYEKLSEEKQIKKEGAFPVTQNRALQLLYDLRYLNIVLTAKGDEVKSGRSKPDSRIEKVTDHLEALIDPFDLDVFTPHLNSNLHRLVQRTSVLFGLVTGTENQLAPRSSTFNSQEPHNILPLASSQIRFGLLPLSMTSTRKAKSTRNIETKAQVVPPARSTAGDPTVPGSLFRQLVSEEDNTSAPSLFKLGWLSSMTK; encoded by the exons ATGGCCACCGCGGCAACCTCACCCTCGCTGAAGCGGCTGGATCTGCGCGACCCTGCGGCTCTTTTCGAGACGCATGGAGCGGAGGAGATCCGCGGGCTGGAGCGCCAGGTTCGGGCCGAGATCGAGCACAAGAAGGAGGAGCTGCGGCAGATGGTGGGCGAACGGTACCGCGACCTGATCGAGGCGGCCGACACCATCGGCCAGATGCGCCGCTGCGCCGTGGGGCTAGTGGACGCCGTGAAGGCCACCGACCAGTACTGCGCCCGCCTCCGCCAGGCCGGCTCGGCCGCGCCCCGGCCACCGCGGGCCCAGCAG CCACAGCAGCCATCCCAGGAGAAGTTCTACAGCATGGCTGCCCAGATCAAGCTACTCTTAGAAATTCCGGAGAAGATCTGGAGCTCGATGGAAGCCTCTCAGTGTCTCCACGCCACACAGCTCTACCTGCTCTGCTGCCACCTCCACAGCCTGCTCCAGCTGGATTCTTCTAGTTCCCGATACAGTCCCGTCCTCTCCCGGTTTCCTATACTCATCCGGCAGGTGGCAGCTGCCAGCCACTTCCG GTCAACTATTCTGCATGAAAGCAAGATGTTGCTCAAATGCCAAGCTGTGTCTGACCAAGCTGTGGCCGAGGCCCTGTGCTCTATAATGCTCTTAGAAGAGAGTTCTCCTCGCCAAGCCCTCACAGACTTCCTGCTGGCCAGAAAGGCAACTATTCAGAAACTTCTCAACCAGCCACACCATG GTGCTGGTATCAAGGCTCAGATTTGCTCATTAGTGGAGTTGCTGGCCACCACTCTGAAGCAAGCTCATGCCCTTTTCTACACTTTGCCAGAAGGACTGCTGCCAGATCCAGCCCTGCCATGTGGCTTGCTCTTCTCTACTCTGGAGACCATCACAGGCCAGCATCCTGCCG GAAAGGGCACTGGTGTCCTGCAGGAAGAGATGAAACTCTGCAGCTGGTTTAAACACCTGCCAGCATCCATCGTCGAGTTCCAGCCAACACTCCGAACCCTTGCACATCCCATCAGTCAGGAATACCTGAAAGACACGCTGCAGAAATGGATCCACAT GTGTAATGAAGACATTAAAAATGGGATCACCAACCTGCTCATGTACGTGAAGAGCATGAAGGGTCTCGCGGGAATCCGGGACGCCATGTGGGAGTTACTTACCAATGAGTCCACCAATCACAGCTGGGATGTGCTATGTCGGCGGCTTCTGGAGAAGCCGCTCTTGTTCTGGGAAGATATGATGCAGCAACTGTTCCTTGACCGATTACAG aCTCTGACAAAAGAAGGCTTTGACTCCATCTCCAGTAGCTCCAAGGAGCTCTTGGTTTCAGCTTTGCAGGAACTTGAAAGCAGCACCAGCAACTCCCCTTCAAATAAGCACATCCACTTTGAGTACAACATGTCGCTCTTCCTCTGGTCTGAGAGTCCTAATGACCTGCCTTCCGATGCGGCCTGGGTCAGCGTGGCAAACCGGGGTCAGTTTGCCAGTAGCGGCCTCTCCATGAAAGCACAAGCCATCAGCCCTTGTGTACAGAACTTCTGTTCTGCCCTGGATTCTAAGCTGAAGGTTAAACTAGATGACCTCCTGGCTTACCTCCCCTCTGATGACTCATCACTGCCCAAGGACGTTTCTCCCACACAGGCCAAGAGTTCTGCCTTTGACAGATACGCAGATGCGGGGACCGTGCAGGAGATGCTGCGGACTCAGTCCGTGGCATGCATCAAGCACATCGTGGACTGCATCCGGGCAGAGCTACAGAGCATTGAAGAAGGTGTGCAAGGGCAACAGGATGCCCTCAACAGTGCCAAGCTGCACTCAGTTCTTTTCATGGCCAGACTCTGCCAGTCCCTGGGAGAGCTGTGCCCCCATCTGAAGCAGTGCATCCTGGGAAAATCAGAGAGCTCAGAGAAACCAGCAAGGGAGTTTAGGGCTCTGAGAAAACAGGGAAAGGTGAAAACTCAGGAAATCATTCCTACACAGGCCAAGTGGCAAGAGGTTAAAGAAGTACTCCTCCAGCAGAGCGTGATGGGCTACCAGGTCTGGAGCAGTGCAGTTGTGAAA GTTTTGATTCATGGATTCACCCAGTCATTACTTCTAGATGATGCTGGCTCAGTTCTGGCCACAGCCACCAGCTGGGATGAACTAGAAATTCAGGAGGAGGCAGAGTCTGGCAGCAGTGTCACATCCAAGATCCGACTCCCTGCACAG ccGTCCTGGTATGTACAGTCCTTCCTGTTTAGTTTATGCCAGGAAATTAATCGGGTTGGAGGCCATGCCTTGCCAAAGGTGACATTACAGGAGATGCTGAAAAGCTGTATGGTTCAAGTAGTAGCTGCCTATGAGAAACTCTCCGAAGAAAAACAGATTAAG AAAGAAGGTGCATTTCCAGTCACCCAGAACCGGGCGCTGCAGCTGCTTTATGATCTGCGTTACCTCAACATTGTTCTGACGGCCAAGGGTGACGAGGTGAAGAGTGGCCGGAGCAAGCCAGACTCCAG AATTGAGAAAGTGACTGACCACCTGGAAGCCCTCATTGATCCATTTGACCTGGACGTTTTCACGCCACACCTCAACAGCAACCTTCATCGCCTGGTGCAGCGAACTTCT GTTCTGTTTGGATTGGTGACTGGTACAGAGAATCAGCTCGCCCCCCGGAGCAGTACGTTCAACTCCCAAGAACCCCATAACATCCTGCCACTGGCATCCAGTCAGATCAG GTTTGGACTTCTCCCACTGAGCATGACAAGCACTCGAAAGGCTAAATCAACCAGAAACATCGAAACAAAAGCTCAG GTTGTCCCCCCGGCACGCTCCACAGCTGGTGACCCGACAGTTCCTGGCTCCTTGTTCAGACAGCTTGTCAGTGAAGAAGACAACACGTCTGCACCTTCATTATTCAAACTTGGCTGGCTCTCTAGTATGACTAAGTAA
- the COG1 gene encoding conserved oligomeric Golgi complex subunit 1 isoform X4 — MAAQIKLLLEIPEKIWSSMEASQCLHATQLYLLCCHLHSLLQLDSSSSRYSPVLSRFPILIRQVAAASHFRSTILHESKMLLKCQAVSDQAVAEALCSIMLLEESSPRQALTDFLLARKATIQKLLNQPHHGAGIKAQICSLVELLATTLKQAHALFYTLPEGLLPDPALPCGLLFSTLETITGQHPAGKGTGVLQEEMKLCSWFKHLPASIVEFQPTLRTLAHPISQEYLKDTLQKWIHMCNEDIKNGITNLLMYVKSMKGLAGIRDAMWELLTNESTNHSWDVLCRRLLEKPLLFWEDMMQQLFLDRLQTLTKEGFDSISSSSKELLVSALQELESSTSNSPSNKHIHFEYNMSLFLWSESPNDLPSDAAWVSVANRGQFASSGLSMKAQAISPCVQNFCSALDSKLKVKLDDLLAYLPSDDSSLPKDVSPTQAKSSAFDRYADAGTVQEMLRTQSVACIKHIVDCIRAELQSIEEGVQGQQDALNSAKLHSVLFMARLCQSLGELCPHLKQCILGKSESSEKPAREFRALRKQGKVKTQEIIPTQAKWQEVKEVLLQQSVMGYQVWSSAVVKVLIHGFTQSLLLDDAGSVLATATSWDELEIQEEAESGSSVTSKIRLPAQPSWYVQSFLFSLCQEINRVGGHALPKVTLQEMLKSCMVQVVAAYEKLSEEKQIKKEGAFPVTQNRALQLLYDLRYLNIVLTAKGDEVKSGRSKPDSRIEKVTDHLEALIDPFDLDVFTPHLNSNLHRLVQRTSVLFGLVTGTENQLAPRSSTFNSQEPHNILPLASSQIRFGLLPLSMTSTRKAKSTRNIETKAQYDANC, encoded by the exons ATGGCTGCCCAGATCAAGCTACTCTTAGAAATTCCGGAGAAGATCTGGAGCTCGATGGAAGCCTCTCAGTGTCTCCACGCCACACAGCTCTACCTGCTCTGCTGCCACCTCCACAGCCTGCTCCAGCTGGATTCTTCTAGTTCCCGATACAGTCCCGTCCTCTCCCGGTTTCCTATACTCATCCGGCAGGTGGCAGCTGCCAGCCACTTCCG GTCAACTATTCTGCATGAAAGCAAGATGTTGCTCAAATGCCAAGCTGTGTCTGACCAAGCTGTGGCCGAGGCCCTGTGCTCTATAATGCTCTTAGAAGAGAGTTCTCCTCGCCAAGCCCTCACAGACTTCCTGCTGGCCAGAAAGGCAACTATTCAGAAACTTCTCAACCAGCCACACCATG GTGCTGGTATCAAGGCTCAGATTTGCTCATTAGTGGAGTTGCTGGCCACCACTCTGAAGCAAGCTCATGCCCTTTTCTACACTTTGCCAGAAGGACTGCTGCCAGATCCAGCCCTGCCATGTGGCTTGCTCTTCTCTACTCTGGAGACCATCACAGGCCAGCATCCTGCCG GAAAGGGCACTGGTGTCCTGCAGGAAGAGATGAAACTCTGCAGCTGGTTTAAACACCTGCCAGCATCCATCGTCGAGTTCCAGCCAACACTCCGAACCCTTGCACATCCCATCAGTCAGGAATACCTGAAAGACACGCTGCAGAAATGGATCCACAT GTGTAATGAAGACATTAAAAATGGGATCACCAACCTGCTCATGTACGTGAAGAGCATGAAGGGTCTCGCGGGAATCCGGGACGCCATGTGGGAGTTACTTACCAATGAGTCCACCAATCACAGCTGGGATGTGCTATGTCGGCGGCTTCTGGAGAAGCCGCTCTTGTTCTGGGAAGATATGATGCAGCAACTGTTCCTTGACCGATTACAG aCTCTGACAAAAGAAGGCTTTGACTCCATCTCCAGTAGCTCCAAGGAGCTCTTGGTTTCAGCTTTGCAGGAACTTGAAAGCAGCACCAGCAACTCCCCTTCAAATAAGCACATCCACTTTGAGTACAACATGTCGCTCTTCCTCTGGTCTGAGAGTCCTAATGACCTGCCTTCCGATGCGGCCTGGGTCAGCGTGGCAAACCGGGGTCAGTTTGCCAGTAGCGGCCTCTCCATGAAAGCACAAGCCATCAGCCCTTGTGTACAGAACTTCTGTTCTGCCCTGGATTCTAAGCTGAAGGTTAAACTAGATGACCTCCTGGCTTACCTCCCCTCTGATGACTCATCACTGCCCAAGGACGTTTCTCCCACACAGGCCAAGAGTTCTGCCTTTGACAGATACGCAGATGCGGGGACCGTGCAGGAGATGCTGCGGACTCAGTCCGTGGCATGCATCAAGCACATCGTGGACTGCATCCGGGCAGAGCTACAGAGCATTGAAGAAGGTGTGCAAGGGCAACAGGATGCCCTCAACAGTGCCAAGCTGCACTCAGTTCTTTTCATGGCCAGACTCTGCCAGTCCCTGGGAGAGCTGTGCCCCCATCTGAAGCAGTGCATCCTGGGAAAATCAGAGAGCTCAGAGAAACCAGCAAGGGAGTTTAGGGCTCTGAGAAAACAGGGAAAGGTGAAAACTCAGGAAATCATTCCTACACAGGCCAAGTGGCAAGAGGTTAAAGAAGTACTCCTCCAGCAGAGCGTGATGGGCTACCAGGTCTGGAGCAGTGCAGTTGTGAAA GTTTTGATTCATGGATTCACCCAGTCATTACTTCTAGATGATGCTGGCTCAGTTCTGGCCACAGCCACCAGCTGGGATGAACTAGAAATTCAGGAGGAGGCAGAGTCTGGCAGCAGTGTCACATCCAAGATCCGACTCCCTGCACAG ccGTCCTGGTATGTACAGTCCTTCCTGTTTAGTTTATGCCAGGAAATTAATCGGGTTGGAGGCCATGCCTTGCCAAAGGTGACATTACAGGAGATGCTGAAAAGCTGTATGGTTCAAGTAGTAGCTGCCTATGAGAAACTCTCCGAAGAAAAACAGATTAAG AAAGAAGGTGCATTTCCAGTCACCCAGAACCGGGCGCTGCAGCTGCTTTATGATCTGCGTTACCTCAACATTGTTCTGACGGCCAAGGGTGACGAGGTGAAGAGTGGCCGGAGCAAGCCAGACTCCAG AATTGAGAAAGTGACTGACCACCTGGAAGCCCTCATTGATCCATTTGACCTGGACGTTTTCACGCCACACCTCAACAGCAACCTTCATCGCCTGGTGCAGCGAACTTCT GTTCTGTTTGGATTGGTGACTGGTACAGAGAATCAGCTCGCCCCCCGGAGCAGTACGTTCAACTCCCAAGAACCCCATAACATCCTGCCACTGGCATCCAGTCAGATCAG GTTTGGACTTCTCCCACTGAGCATGACAAGCACTCGAAAGGCTAAATCAACCAGAAACATCGAAACAAAAGCTCAG TACGATGCCAACTGTTAA
- the COG1 gene encoding conserved oligomeric Golgi complex subunit 1 isoform X3: MAAQIKLLLEIPEKIWSSMEASQCLHATQLYLLCCHLHSLLQLDSSSSRYSPVLSRFPILIRQVAAASHFRSTILHESKMLLKCQAVSDQAVAEALCSIMLLEESSPRQALTDFLLARKATIQKLLNQPHHGAGIKAQICSLVELLATTLKQAHALFYTLPEGLLPDPALPCGLLFSTLETITGQHPAGKGTGVLQEEMKLCSWFKHLPASIVEFQPTLRTLAHPISQEYLKDTLQKWIHMCNEDIKNGITNLLMYVKSMKGLAGIRDAMWELLTNESTNHSWDVLCRRLLEKPLLFWEDMMQQLFLDRLQTLTKEGFDSISSSSKELLVSALQELESSTSNSPSNKHIHFEYNMSLFLWSESPNDLPSDAAWVSVANRGQFASSGLSMKAQAISPCVQNFCSALDSKLKVKLDDLLAYLPSDDSSLPKDVSPTQAKSSAFDRYADAGTVQEMLRTQSVACIKHIVDCIRAELQSIEEGVQGQQDALNSAKLHSVLFMARLCQSLGELCPHLKQCILGKSESSEKPAREFRALRKQGKVKTQEIIPTQAKWQEVKEVLLQQSVMGYQVWSSAVVKVLIHGFTQSLLLDDAGSVLATATSWDELEIQEEAESGSSVTSKIRLPAQPSWYVQSFLFSLCQEINRVGGHALPKVTLQEMLKSCMVQVVAAYEKLSEEKQIKKEGAFPVTQNRALQLLYDLRYLNIVLTAKGDEVKSGRSKPDSRIEKVTDHLEALIDPFDLDVFTPHLNSNLHRLVQRTSVLFGLVTGTENQLAPRSSTFNSQEPHNILPLASSQIRFGLLPLSMTSTRKAKSTRNIETKAQVVPPARSTAGDPTVPGSLFRQLVSEEDNTSAPSLFKLGWLSSMTK; encoded by the exons ATGGCTGCCCAGATCAAGCTACTCTTAGAAATTCCGGAGAAGATCTGGAGCTCGATGGAAGCCTCTCAGTGTCTCCACGCCACACAGCTCTACCTGCTCTGCTGCCACCTCCACAGCCTGCTCCAGCTGGATTCTTCTAGTTCCCGATACAGTCCCGTCCTCTCCCGGTTTCCTATACTCATCCGGCAGGTGGCAGCTGCCAGCCACTTCCG GTCAACTATTCTGCATGAAAGCAAGATGTTGCTCAAATGCCAAGCTGTGTCTGACCAAGCTGTGGCCGAGGCCCTGTGCTCTATAATGCTCTTAGAAGAGAGTTCTCCTCGCCAAGCCCTCACAGACTTCCTGCTGGCCAGAAAGGCAACTATTCAGAAACTTCTCAACCAGCCACACCATG GTGCTGGTATCAAGGCTCAGATTTGCTCATTAGTGGAGTTGCTGGCCACCACTCTGAAGCAAGCTCATGCCCTTTTCTACACTTTGCCAGAAGGACTGCTGCCAGATCCAGCCCTGCCATGTGGCTTGCTCTTCTCTACTCTGGAGACCATCACAGGCCAGCATCCTGCCG GAAAGGGCACTGGTGTCCTGCAGGAAGAGATGAAACTCTGCAGCTGGTTTAAACACCTGCCAGCATCCATCGTCGAGTTCCAGCCAACACTCCGAACCCTTGCACATCCCATCAGTCAGGAATACCTGAAAGACACGCTGCAGAAATGGATCCACAT GTGTAATGAAGACATTAAAAATGGGATCACCAACCTGCTCATGTACGTGAAGAGCATGAAGGGTCTCGCGGGAATCCGGGACGCCATGTGGGAGTTACTTACCAATGAGTCCACCAATCACAGCTGGGATGTGCTATGTCGGCGGCTTCTGGAGAAGCCGCTCTTGTTCTGGGAAGATATGATGCAGCAACTGTTCCTTGACCGATTACAG aCTCTGACAAAAGAAGGCTTTGACTCCATCTCCAGTAGCTCCAAGGAGCTCTTGGTTTCAGCTTTGCAGGAACTTGAAAGCAGCACCAGCAACTCCCCTTCAAATAAGCACATCCACTTTGAGTACAACATGTCGCTCTTCCTCTGGTCTGAGAGTCCTAATGACCTGCCTTCCGATGCGGCCTGGGTCAGCGTGGCAAACCGGGGTCAGTTTGCCAGTAGCGGCCTCTCCATGAAAGCACAAGCCATCAGCCCTTGTGTACAGAACTTCTGTTCTGCCCTGGATTCTAAGCTGAAGGTTAAACTAGATGACCTCCTGGCTTACCTCCCCTCTGATGACTCATCACTGCCCAAGGACGTTTCTCCCACACAGGCCAAGAGTTCTGCCTTTGACAGATACGCAGATGCGGGGACCGTGCAGGAGATGCTGCGGACTCAGTCCGTGGCATGCATCAAGCACATCGTGGACTGCATCCGGGCAGAGCTACAGAGCATTGAAGAAGGTGTGCAAGGGCAACAGGATGCCCTCAACAGTGCCAAGCTGCACTCAGTTCTTTTCATGGCCAGACTCTGCCAGTCCCTGGGAGAGCTGTGCCCCCATCTGAAGCAGTGCATCCTGGGAAAATCAGAGAGCTCAGAGAAACCAGCAAGGGAGTTTAGGGCTCTGAGAAAACAGGGAAAGGTGAAAACTCAGGAAATCATTCCTACACAGGCCAAGTGGCAAGAGGTTAAAGAAGTACTCCTCCAGCAGAGCGTGATGGGCTACCAGGTCTGGAGCAGTGCAGTTGTGAAA GTTTTGATTCATGGATTCACCCAGTCATTACTTCTAGATGATGCTGGCTCAGTTCTGGCCACAGCCACCAGCTGGGATGAACTAGAAATTCAGGAGGAGGCAGAGTCTGGCAGCAGTGTCACATCCAAGATCCGACTCCCTGCACAG ccGTCCTGGTATGTACAGTCCTTCCTGTTTAGTTTATGCCAGGAAATTAATCGGGTTGGAGGCCATGCCTTGCCAAAGGTGACATTACAGGAGATGCTGAAAAGCTGTATGGTTCAAGTAGTAGCTGCCTATGAGAAACTCTCCGAAGAAAAACAGATTAAG AAAGAAGGTGCATTTCCAGTCACCCAGAACCGGGCGCTGCAGCTGCTTTATGATCTGCGTTACCTCAACATTGTTCTGACGGCCAAGGGTGACGAGGTGAAGAGTGGCCGGAGCAAGCCAGACTCCAG AATTGAGAAAGTGACTGACCACCTGGAAGCCCTCATTGATCCATTTGACCTGGACGTTTTCACGCCACACCTCAACAGCAACCTTCATCGCCTGGTGCAGCGAACTTCT GTTCTGTTTGGATTGGTGACTGGTACAGAGAATCAGCTCGCCCCCCGGAGCAGTACGTTCAACTCCCAAGAACCCCATAACATCCTGCCACTGGCATCCAGTCAGATCAG GTTTGGACTTCTCCCACTGAGCATGACAAGCACTCGAAAGGCTAAATCAACCAGAAACATCGAAACAAAAGCTCAG GTTGTCCCCCCGGCACGCTCCACAGCTGGTGACCCGACAGTTCCTGGCTCCTTGTTCAGACAGCTTGTCAGTGAAGAAGACAACACGTCTGCACCTTCATTATTCAAACTTGGCTGGCTCTCTAGTATGACTAAGTAA
- the COG1 gene encoding conserved oligomeric Golgi complex subunit 1 isoform X2: protein MATAATSPSLKRLDLRDPAALFETHGAEEIRGLERQVRAEIEHKKEELRQMVGERYRDLIEAADTIGQMRRCAVGLVDAVKATDQYCARLRQAGSAAPRPPRAQQPQQPSQEKFYSMAAQIKLLLEIPEKIWSSMEASQCLHATQLYLLCCHLHSLLQLDSSSSRYSPVLSRFPILIRQVAAASHFRSTILHESKMLLKCQAVSDQAVAEALCSIMLLEESSPRQALTDFLLARKATIQKLLNQPHHGAGIKAQICSLVELLATTLKQAHALFYTLPEGLLPDPALPCGLLFSTLETITGQHPAGKGTGVLQEEMKLCSWFKHLPASIVEFQPTLRTLAHPISQEYLKDTLQKWIHMCNEDIKNGITNLLMYVKSMKGLAGIRDAMWELLTNESTNHSWDVLCRRLLEKPLLFWEDMMQQLFLDRLQTLTKEGFDSISSSSKELLVSALQELESSTSNSPSNKHIHFEYNMSLFLWSESPNDLPSDAAWVSVANRGQFASSGLSMKAQAISPCVQNFCSALDSKLKVKLDDLLAYLPSDDSSLPKDVSPTQAKSSAFDRYADAGTVQEMLRTQSVACIKHIVDCIRAELQSIEEGVQGQQDALNSAKLHSVLFMARLCQSLGELCPHLKQCILGKSESSEKPAREFRALRKQGKVKTQEIIPTQAKWQEVKEVLLQQSVMGYQVWSSAVVKVLIHGFTQSLLLDDAGSVLATATSWDELEIQEEAESGSSVTSKIRLPAQPSWYVQSFLFSLCQEINRVGGHALPKVTLQEMLKSCMVQVVAAYEKLSEEKQIKKEGAFPVTQNRALQLLYDLRYLNIVLTAKGDEVKSGRSKPDSRIEKVTDHLEALIDPFDLDVFTPHLNSNLHRLVQRTSVLFGLVTGTENQLAPRSSTFNSQEPHNILPLASSQIRFGLLPLSMTSTRKAKSTRNIETKAQYDANC, encoded by the exons ATGGCCACCGCGGCAACCTCACCCTCGCTGAAGCGGCTGGATCTGCGCGACCCTGCGGCTCTTTTCGAGACGCATGGAGCGGAGGAGATCCGCGGGCTGGAGCGCCAGGTTCGGGCCGAGATCGAGCACAAGAAGGAGGAGCTGCGGCAGATGGTGGGCGAACGGTACCGCGACCTGATCGAGGCGGCCGACACCATCGGCCAGATGCGCCGCTGCGCCGTGGGGCTAGTGGACGCCGTGAAGGCCACCGACCAGTACTGCGCCCGCCTCCGCCAGGCCGGCTCGGCCGCGCCCCGGCCACCGCGGGCCCAGCAG CCACAGCAGCCATCCCAGGAGAAGTTCTACAGCATGGCTGCCCAGATCAAGCTACTCTTAGAAATTCCGGAGAAGATCTGGAGCTCGATGGAAGCCTCTCAGTGTCTCCACGCCACACAGCTCTACCTGCTCTGCTGCCACCTCCACAGCCTGCTCCAGCTGGATTCTTCTAGTTCCCGATACAGTCCCGTCCTCTCCCGGTTTCCTATACTCATCCGGCAGGTGGCAGCTGCCAGCCACTTCCG GTCAACTATTCTGCATGAAAGCAAGATGTTGCTCAAATGCCAAGCTGTGTCTGACCAAGCTGTGGCCGAGGCCCTGTGCTCTATAATGCTCTTAGAAGAGAGTTCTCCTCGCCAAGCCCTCACAGACTTCCTGCTGGCCAGAAAGGCAACTATTCAGAAACTTCTCAACCAGCCACACCATG GTGCTGGTATCAAGGCTCAGATTTGCTCATTAGTGGAGTTGCTGGCCACCACTCTGAAGCAAGCTCATGCCCTTTTCTACACTTTGCCAGAAGGACTGCTGCCAGATCCAGCCCTGCCATGTGGCTTGCTCTTCTCTACTCTGGAGACCATCACAGGCCAGCATCCTGCCG GAAAGGGCACTGGTGTCCTGCAGGAAGAGATGAAACTCTGCAGCTGGTTTAAACACCTGCCAGCATCCATCGTCGAGTTCCAGCCAACACTCCGAACCCTTGCACATCCCATCAGTCAGGAATACCTGAAAGACACGCTGCAGAAATGGATCCACAT GTGTAATGAAGACATTAAAAATGGGATCACCAACCTGCTCATGTACGTGAAGAGCATGAAGGGTCTCGCGGGAATCCGGGACGCCATGTGGGAGTTACTTACCAATGAGTCCACCAATCACAGCTGGGATGTGCTATGTCGGCGGCTTCTGGAGAAGCCGCTCTTGTTCTGGGAAGATATGATGCAGCAACTGTTCCTTGACCGATTACAG aCTCTGACAAAAGAAGGCTTTGACTCCATCTCCAGTAGCTCCAAGGAGCTCTTGGTTTCAGCTTTGCAGGAACTTGAAAGCAGCACCAGCAACTCCCCTTCAAATAAGCACATCCACTTTGAGTACAACATGTCGCTCTTCCTCTGGTCTGAGAGTCCTAATGACCTGCCTTCCGATGCGGCCTGGGTCAGCGTGGCAAACCGGGGTCAGTTTGCCAGTAGCGGCCTCTCCATGAAAGCACAAGCCATCAGCCCTTGTGTACAGAACTTCTGTTCTGCCCTGGATTCTAAGCTGAAGGTTAAACTAGATGACCTCCTGGCTTACCTCCCCTCTGATGACTCATCACTGCCCAAGGACGTTTCTCCCACACAGGCCAAGAGTTCTGCCTTTGACAGATACGCAGATGCGGGGACCGTGCAGGAGATGCTGCGGACTCAGTCCGTGGCATGCATCAAGCACATCGTGGACTGCATCCGGGCAGAGCTACAGAGCATTGAAGAAGGTGTGCAAGGGCAACAGGATGCCCTCAACAGTGCCAAGCTGCACTCAGTTCTTTTCATGGCCAGACTCTGCCAGTCCCTGGGAGAGCTGTGCCCCCATCTGAAGCAGTGCATCCTGGGAAAATCAGAGAGCTCAGAGAAACCAGCAAGGGAGTTTAGGGCTCTGAGAAAACAGGGAAAGGTGAAAACTCAGGAAATCATTCCTACACAGGCCAAGTGGCAAGAGGTTAAAGAAGTACTCCTCCAGCAGAGCGTGATGGGCTACCAGGTCTGGAGCAGTGCAGTTGTGAAA GTTTTGATTCATGGATTCACCCAGTCATTACTTCTAGATGATGCTGGCTCAGTTCTGGCCACAGCCACCAGCTGGGATGAACTAGAAATTCAGGAGGAGGCAGAGTCTGGCAGCAGTGTCACATCCAAGATCCGACTCCCTGCACAG ccGTCCTGGTATGTACAGTCCTTCCTGTTTAGTTTATGCCAGGAAATTAATCGGGTTGGAGGCCATGCCTTGCCAAAGGTGACATTACAGGAGATGCTGAAAAGCTGTATGGTTCAAGTAGTAGCTGCCTATGAGAAACTCTCCGAAGAAAAACAGATTAAG AAAGAAGGTGCATTTCCAGTCACCCAGAACCGGGCGCTGCAGCTGCTTTATGATCTGCGTTACCTCAACATTGTTCTGACGGCCAAGGGTGACGAGGTGAAGAGTGGCCGGAGCAAGCCAGACTCCAG AATTGAGAAAGTGACTGACCACCTGGAAGCCCTCATTGATCCATTTGACCTGGACGTTTTCACGCCACACCTCAACAGCAACCTTCATCGCCTGGTGCAGCGAACTTCT GTTCTGTTTGGATTGGTGACTGGTACAGAGAATCAGCTCGCCCCCCGGAGCAGTACGTTCAACTCCCAAGAACCCCATAACATCCTGCCACTGGCATCCAGTCAGATCAG GTTTGGACTTCTCCCACTGAGCATGACAAGCACTCGAAAGGCTAAATCAACCAGAAACATCGAAACAAAAGCTCAG TACGATGCCAACTGTTAA